One genomic segment of uncultured Desulfobacter sp. includes these proteins:
- a CDS encoding aldehyde dehydrogenase family protein, with protein sequence MDQKQVKTILSDLGIAEENAGACSGASAGWISTGGRRMASYSPINAEPIATVLQAGEKDYETLMQKAVIGFEKFKMIPAPERGQVLREIADALRAKKKALGALISLETGKIRSEGEGEVQEMIDIADFAVGLSRQLYGLTMHSERRFHRMYEQWHPLGIVGVITAFNFPAAPWSWNAFIAAACGNAILFKPSSKAFLTAIGIMNTLAPVVDRYELDGVFNMIVGPRDQVGQRLLDDSRIPLISATGSVAMGRKVAVAVASRLGRSLLELGGNNAIIVAPDADLDMALRATVFGAVGTAGQRCTSTRRIIVHESVKDRFVKMLKNAYQQVTVGNPLDEGILMGPLINQKAVDNMQDALAKAESQGARIVYGGEPVTVPGLEKGHYVRPAIVETASQYPIVHEETFAPILYVMPYTDIDHAIALHNEVPQGLSSAVFTNSLKIQERFLSHQGSDCGIANVNIGTSGAEIGGAFGGEKQTGGGRESGSDAWKAYMRRQTNTINWGDEMPLAQGITFNIEG encoded by the coding sequence ATGGATCAGAAACAAGTAAAAACGATTCTCTCAGATCTTGGGATTGCCGAAGAGAATGCCGGTGCCTGCAGCGGGGCATCCGCAGGCTGGATAAGCACCGGCGGCCGGCGGATGGCCTCTTATTCACCAATTAACGCAGAACCCATTGCCACCGTTCTCCAGGCCGGGGAAAAAGATTACGAGACCCTTATGCAGAAGGCTGTCATCGGTTTTGAAAAGTTCAAAATGATACCGGCCCCTGAGCGGGGGCAGGTGCTTCGGGAAATTGCCGACGCGCTGAGGGCGAAAAAAAAGGCTTTGGGCGCGTTGATCAGCCTGGAAACAGGTAAAATCCGTTCAGAAGGCGAAGGCGAAGTCCAGGAGATGATTGATATTGCCGATTTTGCAGTTGGTTTGAGTCGTCAGCTCTACGGCCTGACCATGCACAGCGAAAGGCGATTCCACCGCATGTACGAGCAGTGGCATCCCCTGGGGATTGTCGGTGTGATTACCGCTTTTAATTTTCCGGCAGCGCCCTGGTCCTGGAACGCTTTTATTGCGGCTGCCTGTGGTAATGCCATTCTTTTTAAACCTAGTTCCAAAGCGTTTTTGACTGCCATAGGCATCATGAATACTCTGGCCCCGGTAGTGGATCGGTATGAGCTTGACGGGGTGTTCAATATGATCGTCGGTCCCCGGGATCAGGTGGGGCAACGCCTTTTGGACGATAGCCGGATTCCTTTGATCAGCGCCACGGGCAGTGTGGCCATGGGCCGGAAGGTGGCGGTGGCAGTGGCTTCACGCCTGGGCCGGTCTCTGTTGGAACTTGGCGGCAATAATGCGATTATTGTGGCTCCGGACGCAGATCTTGATATGGCCCTCAGGGCAACGGTATTCGGAGCGGTGGGTACGGCCGGGCAGCGTTGCACCAGCACCCGGCGGATCATTGTTCATGAATCCGTCAAGGACCGCTTTGTCAAGATGCTGAAAAACGCGTATCAGCAGGTAACGGTGGGCAACCCCTTGGATGAGGGAATTCTCATGGGGCCGCTGATAAATCAAAAAGCTGTAGATAATATGCAGGATGCTCTGGCCAAGGCCGAAAGTCAGGGTGCCAGGATCGTTTACGGCGGCGAGCCTGTCACCGTCCCGGGCCTGGAAAAAGGCCATTATGTACGGCCAGCTATTGTTGAAACAGCATCCCAATACCCAATTGTGCACGAGGAAACCTTTGCGCCCATATTGTATGTCATGCCCTACACGGATATCGATCATGCCATTGCCCTGCACAACGAGGTGCCTCAGGGCCTTTCCAGCGCTGTTTTTACCAACTCGCTTAAAATTCAGGAGAGATTTTTGTCCCATCAGGGATCTGACTGCGGCATCGCCAATGTCAATATCGGTACATCCGGGGCTGAAATCGGCGGGGCGTTTGGCGGCGAAAAACAGACCGGCGGCGGACGGGAATCCGGCAGCGATGCCTGGAAGGCCTACATGAGACGGCAGACCAACACCATTAACTGGGGAGACGAGATGCCTCTGGCCCAGGGGATCACCTTTAATATTGAGGGATGA
- a CDS encoding acyl-CoA dehydrogenase family protein: MDFTIPAEFTRNTEKFDAFIKKDILPHLPTWSHQKELPRTFFHNMGRQGWFGLTFENGCLKRESALKESLITEKLARISPGTAIAALAHVDLALLCLFLFGSPAHQRKLGKAAVEGKTVMCLGNTENIAGSDVAGIGMQAAKTEGGWVLNGTKAYVTNGWVADWGVITAVSDPDADKKRRLSMYLVDLNDTAIRRKKLNKQVWIPSDLTRLSFSDVFVPDDHLLGTRGRGLHQVLEIFTNSRVSIAALTLGTAAGAFDLAVKHMQKRKIFGKHLVDFQAKAFETSNFYAKLESARLMLHKACWLVDQGEDFQQASSLAKYLSVEVAREVTLWAADIFGAASVIREHPIHKYPMDVWGASLGEGTQDVQKLIIFRQLMKKFKRQPPA; encoded by the coding sequence ATGGATTTCACGATCCCGGCTGAATTCACCAGGAATACCGAAAAATTTGATGCGTTTATCAAAAAGGATATCCTACCGCACTTGCCCACATGGAGCCATCAGAAAGAATTACCCCGAACATTTTTTCACAATATGGGAAGGCAGGGCTGGTTTGGTCTAACGTTTGAAAACGGCTGTCTCAAGCGGGAATCCGCCCTGAAAGAATCGCTAATTACCGAAAAACTGGCCCGGATATCGCCGGGTACCGCCATAGCGGCCCTTGCACACGTTGATTTAGCTCTTCTCTGCCTGTTTCTGTTCGGTTCTCCGGCTCACCAACGCAAGCTTGGGAAAGCAGCCGTTGAAGGTAAGACGGTGATGTGCCTGGGAAACACTGAAAATATCGCCGGCAGCGATGTTGCCGGTATCGGTATGCAGGCCGCAAAGACGGAAGGCGGTTGGGTCCTCAACGGGACCAAAGCTTACGTCACCAATGGTTGGGTAGCCGATTGGGGAGTTATTACAGCAGTTTCAGATCCGGATGCCGACAAAAAAAGACGGTTGTCCATGTATCTGGTCGATTTAAATGATACCGCCATCCGACGGAAAAAACTGAATAAACAGGTGTGGATACCGTCGGATCTGACACGCCTGAGTTTCAGCGACGTTTTTGTGCCGGATGATCACCTTCTGGGAACGCGAGGTCGCGGCCTGCACCAGGTCCTTGAAATCTTTACCAACAGCCGGGTATCCATCGCCGCCCTCACCCTCGGCACGGCCGCCGGAGCGTTTGATTTGGCGGTTAAACACATGCAGAAGCGTAAAATTTTCGGCAAACACTTAGTGGATTTTCAGGCAAAAGCTTTTGAAACATCCAACTTTTATGCCAAATTGGAATCAGCGCGCCTGATGCTCCACAAAGCCTGCTGGCTGGTGGATCAAGGCGAAGATTTTCAACAGGCAAGTTCCCTGGCCAAATACCTGAGTGTCGAGGTTGCCCGGGAGGTCACTCTATGGGCGGCCGATATTTTTGGGGCGGCGTCGGTTATCCGCGAGCATCCGATCCATAAATATCCCATGGACGTCTGGGGGGCTTCCCTGGGAGAAGGCACCCAGGATGTACAGAAATTAATCATATTCCGGCAGCTTATGAAAAAATTCAAGCGCCAACCACCTGCATAG